From Saccharomycodes ludwigii strain NBRC 1722 chromosome IV, whole genome shotgun sequence, one genomic window encodes:
- the REG1 gene encoding protein phosphatase regulator REG1 (similar to Saccharomyces cerevisiae YDR028C | REG1 | REsistance to Glucose repression (paralog of YBR050C | REG2)) has product MSNNLAAYFTKGSTTTDDNSNNTSSTSLNATDTINEDDDMGPKVSMAVEANNDEDFNNNTFSLKRTRSMGLLGDYVDPAKKLLGGQSDANTAMGKKGKEIKNVTDKDTLVSDYNDNSNSNSTDSLYSNEKEDTNSPPIPDDDSYLLTHDDNDVVDEPKRHVDYFSHQWDESDISKSWKYIILKKKKKTGTREEYDEDLVNAARLENASWRTWAKARNNLKTVSPEVVNWSKDSDVTWLYGPIVPAVSERHRNTAHNGTSGSADTVDQDVDAYGSDGETSIRTVVKKKLKNKNILENHTTNSNKPVIKPILKKRTVTEIIEENSQWKLNLARKHLLHHHHPQGTAHGTYNNTIINDDYDDNGNRSATYSPCLEDIQYPHEDYNALAAKVNAQYYRIPVKDEVSTSNKDNDSSIQNTDKPSIASTNSYATNDNRNNIYNNDNDNDKQNEFYIENDTNINKNDISVNVNNNNNNNNNNNNNNNNNDSVNTGINNSGYNENDNNAGADDTAEEPRLMSILSTANNAKNSGIFTTRATKRHIHFNDRVEQCISIDPSARLSSVSSGTDHEGSDSDSGSGSGSDSDSDSDSDDGGLFINTSAGRSIANNNSAISRRNSSVSTSPDSFQLGSRGNRNDATSITGNNDALSKTCPIIRLLPATSLNYGSDDSEYYTDSDEEVEHPYYSDTETHNYENGVSNYGNNANSNSNNVDNNGSNGYGNALSHNVNTSRGYDYMYDYNTVYTGDTSSFFNMNNKCNFLDVPQEFQSPHPEDSASKSNLNNRPITSSINSPVLPTSSTFIPKKLGSGDDGDGIDNPDTTTTTTTIAADAPAAAATNTTHNNDEPQFIEHSPISDQESDSDDGIILKRTNSGRIPSNHNLQSLSNNISHTHSFVTGKPLLNLGGHNNDTNSNITDNTDKSNNLGPFSNALTTDASKRHNNYNIHHEHKLVAPKKRSFVFYDSDDEDADEGSTNCTNENSGIADSKTAPSNVVNNTNTPPDLQNDKLSKSIIIPTAPRTTTSSLLREANCHNNSSIRLSPNSASMQKILSSNSSDGILSNSSTNTNNSYTSINNTYTGNYMGGNNLVKVSSSNTQASLSDVAAKGYFAAPVIHSSGSNNSLHDDILCASFNNSKSKTNVNAGDTTHLDNINDNATITDSNNGSKEENIGSMMNSAREIASKYLHSWKKE; this is encoded by the coding sequence ATGTCTAATAATTTAGCAGCATATTTCACAAAGGGTAGTACTACTACTGAtgataatagcaataatactTCTTCCACCAGTTTAAATGCTACGGATACAAtaaatgaagatgatgacaTGGGTCCTAAAGTTTCTATGGCTGTAGAGGCTAATAACGACGAGgactttaataataataccttCAGTTTGAAAAGAACAAGAAGTATGGGTCTATTAGGAGATTATGTGGACCCTGcgaaaaaattattaggTGGTCAATCAGATGCCAATACAGCAATGgggaaaaaaggaaaagaaataaaaaatgttacTGATAAAGATACTCTTGTATCAGattataatgataacaGCAATAGTAACAGTACGGATAGTTTATACAGTAACGAAAAAGAAGACACCAATTCACCCCCTATTCCCGACGATGACAGCTATTTATTAACTCATGATGATAACGATGTAGTGGACGAGCCGAAAAGACATGTAGATTATTTTTCACACCAATGGGATGAATCTGACATTTCTAAATCCTGGAAATATATcatattgaaaaagaagaaaaaaactggCACCAGGGAGGAGTATGACGAGGATTTGGTTAATGCTGCAAGGTTGGAAAATGCTAGTTGGCGTACCTGGGCTAAAGCCCgcaacaatttaaaaactgTATCGCCTGAAGTTGTTAATTGGAGTAAAGATAGTGATGTTACATGGTTATACGGACCAATTGTGCCAGCCGTGAGCGAACGTCATCGCAACACTGCTCATAACGGCACTAGTGGCAGTGCTGATACAGTTGACCAGGATGTTGATGCATATGGCTCAGATGGGGAAACAAGCATTAGGACTgtagttaaaaaaaaattgaaaaataaaaatattcttgAGAATCATACAacaaatagtaataaacCTGTTATTAAACctattttaaagaaaaggaCAGTTACGGAAataattgaagaaaattcACAATGGAAATTAAATTTGGCAAGAAAACATTTGTTGCATCATCACCATCCTCAAGGAACTGCTCATGgtacatataataatactattattaatgatgattatgatgATAACGGTAATAGAAGTGCTACCTATTCCCCATGTTTGGAAGATATTCAATATCCACACGAGGATTACAATGCCCTAGCTGCAAAGGTTAACGCACAGTATTATCGTATTCCTGTAAAGGATGAAGTTAGTACTAGCAATAAAGACAATGATTCTTCAATTCAAAACACCGATAAACCATCAATTGCATCTACTAACAGTTATGCTACGAATgataatagaaataatatttacaataatgataatgataatgataaacaaaatgaaTTCTATATAGAAAATGATACCAATATCAACAAGAACGATATTAGTGTTAATgttaacaacaacaacaacaacaacaacaacaacaacaacaacaacaacaataatgacaGTGTTAACACCGGTATTAACAATAGTGGTTACAATGAAAACGACAATAATGCTGGCGCTGACGATACTGCTGAGGAACCTAGATTAATGTCTATTTTATCAACAGCGAACAACGCAAAAAACAGCGGGATTTTCACCACTAGGGCCACTAAACGTCATATTCACTTTAACGATCGTGTAGAACAGTGTATTTCAATTGACCCGTCCGCACGCTTGTCTTCTGTAAGTTCTGGTACTGACCATGAAGGTTCTGACTCAGATTCAGGTTCAGGTTCAGGTTCAGATTCAGATTCAGATTCAGATTCAGATGATGGCGGCTTGTTTATTAATACTTCGGCAGGACGTTCCATagccaataataatagtgctATCAGTCGCAGAAACTCATCTGTTTCTACTTCGCCGGATAGTTTTCAGCTAGGCAGCAGAGGTAATAGAAATGATGCCACTAGCATTACTGGTAATAACGATGCTCTAAGTAAGACGTGTCCCATTATAAGATTATTGCCTGCGACAAGCTTGAATTATGGTTCCGATGATTCTGAGTATTACACAGATAGCGATGAAGAAGTAGAACACCCGTATTATTCGGATACTGAAACTCATAACTATGAAAATGGAGTCAGTAATTATGGTAATAATGCCAACagcaatagcaataatgTCGATAATAACGGTAGTAATGGATATGGTAATGCATTATCACACAATGTAAACACTTCTAGAGGATATGACTATATGTATGATTACAATACGGTTTACACAGGCGATACctcatcttttttcaatatgaataataagTGCAATTTTCTAGATGTTCCACAAGAATTTCAGTCACCGCACCCAGAAGATTCCGCCTCTAAGTCTAATTTGAATAATAGACCAATTACTTCATCCATTAATTCGCCTGTTTTACCAACAAGCTCTACCTTTATTCCTAAGAAATTAGGTAGTGGTGATGATGGTGATGGTATTGATAATCCCgatactactactactaccaccacTATAGCCGCTGATGCTcctgctgctgctgccaCCAATACTACTCATAATAACGATGAACCTCAGTTTATTGAACACAGTCCAATTAGCGATCAAGAAAGTGATAGTGATGATGGGATTATATTGAAAAGAACAAATAGTGGCAGGATACCTTCCAATCATAATTTACAAAGTTTAAGTAACAATATTAGTCACACACATAGTTTTGTTACAGGAAAGCCATTACTAAATTTAGGTGGGcataataatgataccaACTCCAATATCACGGACAATACTGATAAAAGCAATAATTTAGGTCCATTTTCTAATGCTTTGACAACTGATGCTTCCAAACGTcacaataattataatatacacCACGAACATAAATTAGTTGCACCTAAAAAAAGGTCGTTTGTATTTTATGATAGTGATGATGAGGATGCCGATGAAGGGTCTACTAATTGTACAAATGAAAATAGCGGGATAGCTGATTCTAAAACCGCTCCATCAAATGTTgtcaataatactaatactccTCCTGATTTGCAAAATGATAAGCTTAGTAAAAGCATTATTATTCCAACAGCGCCTAGGACTACGACGTCTTCGTTATTAAGGGAGGCTAACTGCCACAATAACAGTTCTATAAGGTTAAGTCCAAATTCTGCGTCCATGCAAAAAATCCTTTCATCAAACTCGTCTGACGGGATATTGTCCAATTCTTCGACCAATACAAATAATTCCTATACATCgattaataatacttaCACTGGTAATTATATGGGTGGAAATAATTTAGTTAAGGTGAGCTCTAGTAATACACAAGCTTCGTTAAGTGATGTTGCCGCAAAGGGGTACTTTGCAGCTCCTGTTATTCATTCTTctggtagtaataatagtcTGCACGATGATATTTTATGTGCTTCTTTCAACAATAGTAAGTCGAAAACAAATGTGAATGCAGGTGATACTACACATTTGGATAATATCAATGACAATGCAACTATAACAGACAGTAACAATGGCagtaaagaagaaaatattggTAGTATGATGAATAGTGCAAGAGAAATTGCTAGTAAGTATTTGCATTCATGGAAAAAGGAGTGA
- a CDS encoding regucalcin (similar to Saccharomyces cerevisiae YBR053C | putative protein of unknown function), giving the protein MTVKTFTLSGIEPFIIPSQSSTDTKELGSRLSEGITYIKEYNRIYWVDIFLGEIYSCNGNTQGGSVPDGLLKIKLTKSNYKSAGNTTIPYPGAEISYDERCGVVFPTTINPNTVLFGGKHGVGVADLSANTWHYKLLYRDHVKGAGKDWANLRSNDGNVNPISGDIYIGVMKDFQSDDKFLEQGCVLKIDKSFTNAKIVVDNIKIPNSINWYKQDDSWKVLLTDSLGFRILQFKVDSKTGDFVTASSTTDNKETYPVKFIDIIKSNNEKFASPEPDGSVVYKNKYFITAVWSSNKIQIYQIDTSANSSERLKFEYILPDTRLISCCCLGPKYNELLVTTASEDIPNKMYKGGWIYKIDLLKDNPSLFCREKDDTFAESSKILFRLL; this is encoded by the coding sequence ATGACTGTTAAAACTTTTACATTATCTGGTATTGAGCCATTCATTATACCATCACAATCAAGTACTGATACTAAAGAGTTGGGTAGTAGACTATCTGAAGGTATTACTTATATCAAAGAATACAATAGAATATATTGggttgatatttttttaggtGAAATTTATTCTTGTAATGGTAACACTCAAGGTGGCTCCGTTCCCGATGgattgttaaaaattaaattaactAAATCCAATTACAAATCTGCCGGAAATACAACAATTCCCTATCCTGGTGCCGAGATTTCGTATGATGAAAGATGTGGTGTTGTTTTTCCTACCACAATTAATCCTAATACTGTACTTTTTGGCGGTAAGCATGGGGTTGGTGTGGCTGATTTATCCGCTAATACATGGCATTATAAATTACTTTACAGGGACCATGTTAAAGGTGCAGGCAAAGATTGGGCCAATTTGAGATCTAATGACGGAAATGTCAATCCTATTAGCGGCGATATTTATATTGGTGTAATGAAAGATTTCCAAAGCGATGACAAATTTTTAGAGCAAGGTTGTGTATTGAAAATTGACAAGAGTTTTACTAATGCCaaaattgttgttgataatattaaaattccAAATAGTATTAATTGGTATAAGCAAGATGATAGTTGGAAGGTTTTACTTACTGATAGTTTGGGATTTAGAATTTTGCAATTCAAGGTGGATTCAAAAACTGGTGATTTCGTTACCGCTAGTTCTACTACAGACAATAAAGAGACATACCCagttaaatttattgatattattaaatctaataatgaaaaatttgcTTCACCTGAACCTGATGGTAGTGTggtttataaaaacaaatattttatcactGCAGTTTGGTCAAGtaataaaattcaaatatatcaaataGATACTTCTGCTAATTCATCTGAGAGATTAAAGTTTGAGTATATTTTGCCCGACACCAGATTGATCTCCTGCTGTTGTCTAGGCCCCAAATATAATGAGTTATTAGTCACTACAGCTAGTGAAGATATTCCCAACAAAATGTATAAAGGTGGGTGGATATATAAgattgatttattaaaagataatCCTTCATTATTTTGTAGGGAAAAAGATGATACTTTTGCTGAATCatctaaaattttgtttagattattataa
- the VPS54 gene encoding Vps54p (similar to Saccharomyces cerevisiae YDR027C | VPS54 | Vacuolar Protein Sorting), translated as MPEVVITNDDETISLNKNIDKSDSLTIDDSFQSNSTANHNHYQEIGGGSGTNKRTDLDSLNDDLLSVHGNGLASPVFLKPSSISNFNGRSPSIDSMSRRSFDTSSLFTPRGSIDNMRTSFTFGSPERGNDNGNNSTAKKMFLLKQQLKQHSGSVVYSPLGNNSIYEVVMNTRRKNWLRPATVEDIPPVRLSKEAFLHDSSNWKPLLKEYLNLISNDYNRFSSLINHKDDAVNDKNMDIIEGDAEDVIDKIPDIFFDKNFKLDNQRILNRICNFKFDSNYEEQLCTVGSQLNEYLDIVENRLIAEINDHSHQFFKVLEDVSDVKKDVISLKADFVALSNNLQKMKQDKIDFKIGNLEKQIKYTNVAKLEHGLLKVRETLNMIESLQLEYNKDDSNTNLHNCLDKIDEIETYIKSSGLNIGKLPGLSKSRELLSAMRIEIGGKYSVKFCNLLMKDLDQFSEKIARENGENSQFLVKNLTKQSNFNEFDDDLKNNIKDIVKQLNRCEELTTSYQLYQDKILNKVKDCIKSELYAASKKQEDETNSINNNDTQPPKLSVLIRDQTPNEFQQMLETIFANAFKCFTRLYGQQKLLLDIGINETFNYAANCSNKNGSVEQENQHNMIMQLDIRNGISESIRIVQLRMAKIITVRRDLNLKLRFDHFLKLYNIIALFIKQCETLSGDVLTSNLNDVLNQQASNYCNYLPTYYIKHIQLKINKENWVPFIVTPETQTDVNDIVSSADINPLHWLDYGKLGNEPKEYEQTQQDDNNNGHKKSVVVHDKTFVASSSLLETLEYIKSALILSLNLPSKNLHLLEKACIDLLKFYNSHTVASITTKDPNSGELHLKFGKNFSILAESLECLKEIVIILKKTFQRLNDEKKTGTSTHTNHFSMLPSKVYNDLIDQYEKSSQLILHSNIPPPLE; from the coding sequence ATGCCCGAAgttgttattactaatgatgatgaaactatatctttgaataaaaatattgataaatCAGATTCTTTGACTATTGATGATAGTTTTCAAAGCAATTCTACAGCTAATCATAACCATTACCAAGAAATAGGAGGTGGAAGTGGTACAAACAAGCGCACCGATCTAGATTCTTTAAATGATGATTTGTTAAGTGTGCATGGCAATGGTTTAGCTTCACCAGTTTTCCTGAAACCTTCATCAATATCAAATTTCAATGGCAGATCACCTAGTATAGATTCAATGTCCAGAAGAAGTTTTGACACTTCTTCCCTGTTTACTCCAAGAGGAAGTATAGATAACATGCGAACATCCTTTACATTTGGTAGCCCCGAAAGAGGCAATGATAATGGGAACAACAGCACTGCTAAGAAAATGTTTTTGCTCAAACAACAACTAAAACAACATAGTGGGAGTGTCGTATATTCTCCATTGGGAAATAACTCAATTTATGAAGTCGTTATGAACAcgagaagaaaaaattggcTAAGACCAGCCACAGTGGAGGATATACCACCAGTTAGATTAAGCAAGGAGGCTTTTTTACATGATTCCTCCAATTGGAAACCGCTgttaaaagaatatttgAATTTGATATCTAATGATTACAACCGCTTTAGTTCTTTGATAAATCACAAAGATGATGCGGTGAATGATAAGAACATGGACATCATTGAAGGTGATGCAGAAGATGTTATTGACAAAATACcagacattttttttgacaagAATTTTAAACTAGACAATCAGCGTATATTAAATAGaatttgtaattttaaatttgattcAAATTATGAGGAGCAGTTGTGCACAGTTGGGTCACAATTAAATGAGTACTTAGATATTGTGGAAAATAGATTAATTGCCGAAATTAATGATCATTCACATCAGTTTTTCAAAGTATTGGAAGATGTTTCAGACGTTAAAAAAGATGTTATCTCCTTAAAAGCTGATTTTGTTGCATTATCTAACAATTTgcaaaaaatgaaacaaGACAAAATTGATTTCAAGATTGGAAATCtagaaaaacaaatcaaATACACTAACGTTGCTAAATTGGAGCATGGGCTATTGAAAGTCCGTGAAACATTGAACATGATTGAGTCATTGCAACttgaatataataaagacGATTCAAATACGAATTTACACAACTGTTTAGATAAGATTGATGAAATTGAAACTTACATTAAAAGTAGTGGACTAAATATAGGTAAATTACCTGGGTTATCTAAATCAAGAGAACTTTTATCTGCTATGAGAATAGAAATAGGCGGCAAATATTCGGTtaaattttgtaatttattaatgaagGATTTAGACCAATTCAGCGAAAAGATAGCACGTGAAAATGGTGAAAATTCTCAGTTTTTGGTAAAGAATTTAACAAAACAAAGTAATTTTAATGAGTTTGACGATGATTTAAAGAACAACATCAAAGATATAGTTAAACAGTTAAACAGATGTGAAGAGTTAACGACATCTTACCAATTATACCAAGacaaaattttgaataaagTGAAAGATTGCATTAAATCAGAATTATACGCGGCCTctaaaaaacaagaagatgaaacaaatagtattaacaataatgatacaCAGCCTCCAAAATTATCTGTTTTGATTAGAGATCAAACACCAAATGAATTTCAACAGATGTTGGAAACTATTTTCGCAAATGCTTTTAAATGTTTCACTAGACTGTACGGTCAACAAAAGCTGCTATTAGATATTGGAATTAACGAAACTTTTAATTATGCTGCCAATTgtagtaataaaaacgGCTCTGTTGAGCAGGAAAACCAACACAATATGATTATGCAATTGGATATAAGAAATGGTATCAGCGAGTCCATACGCATCGTTCAGTTAAGAATGGCCAAGATTATAACAGTTAGAAGGGATCTTAACTTAAAATTAAGATTTgaccattttttaaaattgtacAATATAATTGcgttatttattaaacaatgCGAGACTTTAAGTGGGGACGTTTTAACGTCTAACTTAAACGATGTTTTAAATCAACAGGCATCGAATTACTGCAATTATTTACCAACATATTATATTAAGCatattcaattaaaaataaataaggaGAATTGGGTACCATTCATTGTTACACCAGAAACCCAAACCGATGTTAATGATATCGTATCTTCTGCAGACATCAATCCGTTGCACTGGCTAGATTATGGCAAGTTGGGAAATGAACCAAAAGAGTATGAACAAACACAAcaagatgataataataacggcCATAAAAAATCTGTTGTGGTTCATGATAAGACTTTTGTGGCCAGTAGTTCTTTATTGGAAACTCTGGAGTATATTAAATCGGCGTTAATTTTATCCCTAAATTTACCATCTAAAAATTTACATCTATTAGAAAAAGCTTGTATTGACCTATTAAAATTCTATAATTCTCATACAGTGGCTTCTATAACTACCAAAGACCCTAATAGTGGAGAACTGCATTTGAAATTCGGAAAGAATTTTAGTATATTAGCCGAATCGTTGGAGTGCTTGAAGGAAattgtaattattttaaaaaaaacctttCAAAGATTAAAtgacgaaaaaaaaaccggCACTTCTACTCATACTAATCATTTTTCAATGTTGCCAAGTAAAGTTTATAATGATTTGATAGACCAATACGAAAAGTCCTCCCAATTAATATTGCATTCAAACATTCCGCCACCATTAGAGTGA
- the NSI1 gene encoding Nsi1p (similar to Saccharomyces cerevisiae YDR026C | NSI1 | NTS1 SIlencing protein 1 (paralog of YBR049C | REB1)) → MSKAVSQTNTSRVSTDDDNDYDTSTITAIQSHNNDNREETSDVLKYMKDASEDEDEENNDVVEAALAAVTATTSENNIVNLDPFVQRSKKIQKEEKEMNRKSLKQHQLEESLSPVTLGVTDTVLTTKDQVPKRKKKKNNNSKSNKSDIQQRSSNVHVINTDNNEKVTGDITFSNENADTVSRKRTNEFTSDVEHNYNSKKTKKQTVEVDPALTNIDETESSNGDIKPIDEDSNSKDNINDQALGEIDYAAHIATLLKSQVSVVSNDSNIGEEKEGQDVTAANNKTKDSVKKKDEAKESTDDLISNAKDKKEEEKDITKEINDKANNSTAGATELKRTVAMPALAPTHHTKSKAFDSQEENAIDEYILEYCGQKGFSREDFCDRIWSNGGRKDDFWVRLCQVLPHRTRSSIYKHVRRRYHIFEQRGKWTPEEDTKLKNLCLIKEGQWSYIGQQLGRMPEDCRDRWRNYLKCGEHKNANKWTKTEEEKLVKVVTDMLKIFNNVTEGDSEPQSLENKQADGNEKATNSAEDTDESATKNNGNENIDLELINQNVKQETEEEKDDEKLLDGKFKEKENMVDENDKPINKYNKRSQKVKKTVHHSPPPSNIDVTMKRLKNNVTNGVNWTLVSEQMGGTRSRIQCRYKWNSIIEKEAINILNNFGSNDIVNLLNCIKHANVDYFHNIDWDDVANKFQQEGAKLSPDMLKACFKRMRRSVKIPESTSLAETLDILFKSEQKKASSSPK, encoded by the coding sequence ATGTCAAAGGCTGTTTCGCAAACCAACACTTCTCGTGTTAGTACAGATGACGACAATGACTACGATACTTCGACAATTACTGCTATTCAAAGccataataatgataacagAGAAGAAACGTCCGATGTATTGAAATATATGAAGGATGCTTCTGAAGATGAggatgaagaaaataatgacGTTGTTGAAGCGGCTTTGGCTGCAGTAACTGCAACTACaagtgaaaataatatagtAAATCTTGATCCATTTGTTCAAAGATCTaagaaaattcaaaaagaggaaaaagaaatgaataGAAAATCTTTAAAACAACATCAGTTGGAGGAAAGTCTTTCTCCTGTAACCCTAGGTGTAACTGATACCGTACTTACCACAAAAGATCAAGTTCccaaaaggaaaaaaaagaaaaacaataatagcaaGAGCAATAAAAGTGATATACAGCAACGTAGCAGCAATGTTCACGTAATTAATACTGATAATAACGAGAAAGTCACTGGTGATATCACTTTTTCGAATGAAAATGCTGATACTGtatcaagaaaaagaacTAATGAATTTACTTCTGATGTTGAGCACAACTACAATTCGAAAAAAACCAAGAAACAAACAGTAGAAGTTGATCCCGCTTTGACAAATATAGATGAAACCGAAAGCAGCAATGGTGATATTAAACCTATCGATGAAGATTCCAACTCtaaagataatattaatgatcAGGCATTAGGTGAAATTGATTACGCTGCACATATTGCAACTCTTTTGAAAAGCCAAGTTTCTGTCGTTTCTAATGACAGCAATATTggtgaagaaaaagaaggacAAGACGTTACCGctgcaaataataaaaccaaagattctgtgaaaaaaaaggacgAGGCTAAAGAAAGTACGGATGACTTAATATCAAATGCCaaagataaaaaggaagaggaaaaggACATAACTAAGGAAATCAATGACAAAGCAAATAATTCTACTGCTGGGGCCACAGAATTGAAAAGGACTGTTGCCATGCCAGCTCTAGCACCAACACATCATACCAAATCAAAGGCCTTTGATAGTCAGGAGGAAAATGCTATCGACgaatatattttagaaTATTGTGGTCAAAAGGGGTTTTCTAGAGAAGATTTTTGTGATAGGATTTGGTCTAATGGAGGTCGCAAAGATGATTTCTGGGTTAGATTATGTCAAGTGTTACCACATCGAACTAGATCGTCTATTTATAAACATGTTAGAAGAAGATATCATATCTTTGAGCAACGTGGTAAATGGACACCTGAAGAGGACACCAAGCTAAAAAATTTGTGTTTAATTAAAGAAGGTCAATGGTCTTATATTGGTCAACAATTGGGCAGAATGCCTGAAGATTGTAGAGATAGATGGAggaattatttgaaatgTGGCGAACATAAAAATGCTAATAAATGGACCAAAACTGAGGAGGAAAAATTAGTTAAAGTTGTCACTGACATGTTAAagatttttaataatgttacCGAGGGCGACAGTGAGCCACAAAGTTTAGAGAACAAACAAGCTGatggaaatgaaaaagCTACGAATTCTGCCGAGGACACGGATGAGAGTGccactaaaaataatggtaatgaaAACATTGACCTTGAACTTATCAATCAAAACGTCAAACAGGAGACagaggaagaaaaagatgaCGAAAAGCTACTAGACggaaaatttaaagaaaaggagAATATGGTTGACGAAAATGATAAACCaattaacaaatataataaacgCAGTcaaaaagtgaaaaaaacaGTTCATCATTCGCCTCCCCCTTCTAATATAGATGTAACTATGAAAAGACTAAAGAATAACGTTACTAATGGTGTTAATTGGACGTTAGTTAGCGAACAGATGGGCGGTACAAGATCACGTATTCAATGCCGTTATAAATGGAatagtattattgaaaaggaAGCTATTAACATTTTGAATAACTTTGGCAGCAATGATATTGTAAATCTTTTGAACTGTATTAAACATGCCAATGTTGATTATTTCCATAATATTGATTGGGATGATGTTGCCAACAAGTTTCAACAAGAAGGTGCCAAGCTATCTCCTGATATGCTGAAGGcttgttttaaaagaatgAGGAGATCAGTAAAAATACCGGAATCCACCTCTTTAGCTGAAACActtgatattttatttaaaagtgAGCAAAAAAAGGCAAGTTCAAGTCCTAAATAG
- the PST2 gene encoding flavodoxin-like fold family protein (similar to Saccharomyces cerevisiae YDR032C | PST2 | Protoplasts-SecreTed (paralog of YBR052C | RFS1)), which yields MAKKVAIIIYTLYGHTAILAEAEKKGVEAAGGEADIYQVPETLSPDVVKALGGAPKPDYPVASHEILTQYDAFLFGIPTRFGTMPAQWKAFWDRTGGLWAQGALHGKVAGIFVSTGTGGGNENTVVSSLSCLVHHGIIFVPLGYKNTFAQLSNVTEAHGGSAWGAGTLAGADGSRQPSDLELQVHEIQGKTFYEAASKIIA from the coding sequence ATGGCCAAAAAagttgctattattatttacacTCTATATGGACATACCGCTATTTTAGCTGAGGCTGAAAAGAAAGGTGTAGAAGCTGCTGGCGGTGAAGCTGATATTTATCAAGTTCCAGAGACCTTAAGTCCCGATGTGGTCAAGGCATTGGGTGGTGCTCCCAAACCTGACTATCCAGTTGCATCTCACGAAATATTGACTCAATATGATGCCTTTTTGTTTGGTATTCCAACAAGATTCGGCACCATGCCAGCTCAATGGAAGGCATTCTGGGATAGAACTGGTGGATTATGGGCTCAAGGTGCCTTACACGGTAAAGTTGCCGGTATATTTGTTAGTACTGGTACTGGTGGCGGTAACGAAAACACTGTTGTATCTAGTTTAAGTTGTTTGGTTCATCATGGTATTATATTTGTTCCATTAGGTTATAAGAATACTTTCGCTCAATTATCCAACGTTACTGAAGCTCATGGTGGTTCTGCCTGGGGTGCTGGTACTTTAGCTGGTGCTGATGGTTCTAGACAACCAAGTGATTTGGAATTACAAGTTCATGAAATTCAGggtaaaactttttatgAAGCAGCCTCCAAGATTATTGCTTGA